One genomic region from Streptomyces sp. Li-HN-5-11 encodes:
- the serB gene encoding phosphoserine phosphatase SerB — protein sequence MSASQTSDDLTLLVKIFGKDRPGITAGLFDTLAAYSVDVVDIEQVVTRGRMVLCALVTQPPAGLEGDLRATVHSWAESMKMQAEIISGRGDNRPRGLGRSLVTVLGHPLTAEATAQIAARITKAGGNIDRIFRLAKYPVTAVEFAVSGVATEPLRTALVTDAAALGVDVAVVAAGLHRRAQRLVVMDVDSTLIQDEVIELFAAHAGCEDKVAEVTAAAMRGELDFEQSLHARVALLEGLDASVVDKVRSEVRLTPGARTLIRTLKRLGYQVGVVSGGFTQVTDDLKDRLGLDFAQANRLEIVDGKLTGRVTGEIVDRAGKARLLRRFAAEAGVPLSQTVAIGDGANDLDMLNAAGLGVAFNAKPVVREAAHTAVNVPFLDTVLYLLGVTREEVEAADAHEEN from the coding sequence ATGAGCGCTTCGCAGACCTCCGACGACCTCACCCTTCTCGTCAAGATCTTCGGGAAGGACAGGCCGGGCATCACGGCCGGCCTCTTCGACACCCTCGCGGCCTACTCCGTCGACGTGGTCGACATCGAGCAGGTCGTCACCCGCGGCCGGATGGTGCTGTGCGCGCTCGTCACCCAGCCGCCCGCCGGCCTGGAGGGCGATCTGCGCGCCACCGTGCACAGCTGGGCCGAGTCGATGAAGATGCAGGCGGAGATCATCTCCGGTCGCGGCGACAACCGGCCGCGCGGCCTCGGGCGCTCCCTGGTCACGGTTCTCGGCCACCCGCTCACGGCGGAGGCGACCGCCCAGATCGCCGCGCGGATCACGAAGGCCGGGGGCAACATCGACCGGATCTTCCGGCTGGCCAAGTACCCGGTGACGGCGGTGGAGTTCGCGGTGTCCGGAGTGGCGACGGAGCCGTTGCGCACCGCCCTGGTGACGGACGCGGCGGCACTGGGTGTCGATGTCGCGGTCGTCGCGGCGGGCCTGCACCGGCGGGCGCAGCGCCTGGTCGTCATGGACGTGGACTCGACGCTCATCCAGGACGAGGTGATCGAGCTGTTCGCCGCGCACGCCGGCTGCGAGGACAAGGTCGCCGAGGTGACCGCGGCCGCGATGCGCGGGGAGCTGGACTTCGAGCAGTCGCTGCACGCGCGCGTGGCGCTGCTGGAGGGGCTGGACGCCTCGGTGGTGGACAAGGTGCGCAGCGAGGTGCGGCTGACGCCGGGCGCGCGCACCCTGATCCGTACGCTGAAGCGGCTCGGCTACCAGGTCGGCGTCGTCTCCGGCGGGTTCACCCAGGTCACCGACGATCTGAAGGACCGGCTCGGGCTGGACTTCGCGCAGGCCAACAGGCTGGAGATCGTCGACGGGAAGCTGACGGGGCGGGTGACCGGCGAGATCGTCGACCGGGCGGGCAAGGCACGGCTGCTGCGCCGGTTCGCCGCCGAGGCGGGCGTGCCGCTGTCGCAGACGGTGGCGATCGGCGACGGCGCCAACGACCTGGACATGCTCAACGCCGCCGGTCTCGGGGTGGCCTTCAACGCCAAGCCGGTGGTCCGGGAGGCGGCGCACACCGCGGTGAACGTGCCCTTCCTGGACACGGTCCTGTACCTGCTCGGGGTCACCCGCGAAGAGGTCGAGGCCGCGGACGCGCACGAGGAGAACTGA
- a CDS encoding histidine phosphatase family protein — protein sequence MSVAEPRRIVLFRHAKADWPQVTDHERPLAERGRMDAAVAGRKLADTGIPFDLALCSTATRTRETWKLAVHELPHRPKTVYEERIYEASPGELIAVLNETPDDVQDMILIGHNPGVQGLAEVLSGAAEGDARERMSRRGFPAAAYAVVSFDGAWKSLEPGVATLLDYWAPSE from the coding sequence ATGAGCGTCGCAGAACCCCGCAGGATTGTTCTCTTCCGGCATGCGAAAGCCGACTGGCCACAGGTGACCGATCACGAGCGGCCGCTCGCTGAGCGGGGCCGCATGGACGCCGCAGTCGCCGGCCGCAAGCTCGCCGACACCGGCATCCCCTTCGATCTGGCCCTGTGCTCCACCGCGACCCGCACCCGTGAAACCTGGAAGCTCGCCGTCCACGAGCTGCCGCACCGGCCGAAAACCGTCTATGAGGAGCGGATCTACGAGGCCTCGCCCGGCGAGCTGATCGCCGTACTGAACGAAACGCCGGACGACGTGCAGGACATGATCCTCATCGGCCACAACCCCGGCGTGCAGGGCCTGGCGGAAGTGCTGTCGGGCGCGGCCGAGGGCGACGCCCGGGAGCGGATGAGCCGCCGTGGCTTCCCGGCCGCCGCCTACGCCGTGGTGTCCTTCGACGGGGCCTGGAAGAGCCTGGAGCCGGGCGTGGCCACCCTGCTCGACTACTGGGCGCCCTCGGAGTAG
- a CDS encoding SGM_5486 family transporter-associated protein — translation MPVLDPNPQNSQKKMLLVFGSFFAIFLIIAVIATLASP, via the coding sequence ATGCCTGTGCTCGATCCGAACCCCCAGAACAGTCAGAAGAAGATGCTGCTCGTCTTCGGCTCGTTCTTCGCCATCTTCCTGATCATCGCCGTCATCGCGACGCTCGCCTCGCCCTGA
- a CDS encoding MFS transporter — protein sequence MACEETPRTTTSTTERTPAATAASQARETGESREAREHRAGATRAWTTRLVVVGIVLSALNLRPAITSLGALLQEVRGGLGMSGGVAGLLTSVPPLCFAVFGVMAPRLARRFGPAAVVCAGMAAITAGLLIRPYAGGTAAFLAASALALMGIAVSNVLMPVIVKRWFPDRVGSMTGLYSMALALGTSAAAAVTVPLTGALGGSWKAGLLAWSALAAVAVLPWLPLVRDRGPAPSASSARTVSVPQEQAPALRIARSRTAWALAVFFGLQATAAYITMGWMAQIFRDAGVAAGTAGVLLAVTMVMGVPLAFVIPRLATRLPHQGPIVLALGVCGLAGYAGLYFAPAAGAWAWAVLLGISNCAFPLALTMVGMRARTGAGVAQLSAFAQSTGYLISIPGPLLVGVLYQGSGGWGLPIALMTGLMVPQMVVGWLAGRDRTVEEEAAAR from the coding sequence ATGGCATGCGAGGAGACACCCCGGACGACGACATCGACGACCGAACGCACCCCGGCCGCGACCGCCGCCTCCCAGGCCCGGGAGACCGGTGAATCCCGCGAAGCCCGTGAACACCGGGCAGGCGCGACGCGCGCGTGGACGACGCGCCTGGTCGTCGTCGGCATCGTGCTGTCCGCACTGAACCTCCGCCCCGCCATCACCAGCCTGGGGGCGCTCCTTCAGGAGGTCCGCGGCGGGCTCGGCATGAGCGGCGGCGTGGCCGGCCTGCTCACCTCCGTGCCCCCGCTCTGCTTCGCCGTCTTCGGCGTCATGGCGCCCCGGCTGGCCCGCCGCTTCGGCCCCGCCGCGGTGGTGTGCGCCGGCATGGCCGCCATCACCGCCGGTCTGCTGATACGGCCGTACGCCGGCGGCACGGCAGCCTTCCTCGCCGCCAGCGCGCTCGCTCTCATGGGCATCGCCGTCAGCAACGTCCTGATGCCCGTCATCGTCAAGCGCTGGTTCCCCGACCGGGTCGGCTCCATGACCGGTCTGTACTCGATGGCCCTCGCCCTGGGCACCTCGGCCGCCGCCGCGGTGACCGTGCCGCTGACCGGTGCGCTCGGCGGGAGCTGGAAGGCGGGTCTCCTCGCGTGGTCGGCGCTCGCGGCGGTCGCGGTGCTGCCGTGGCTGCCGCTGGTACGGGACCGGGGGCCCGCGCCCTCCGCGTCCTCCGCGCGGACCGTCTCCGTGCCGCAGGAGCAGGCTCCCGCGCTGCGGATCGCCCGGAGCCGTACCGCCTGGGCGCTGGCCGTCTTCTTCGGGCTCCAGGCCACCGCCGCCTACATCACCATGGGCTGGATGGCGCAGATCTTCCGGGACGCGGGCGTTGCCGCCGGTACGGCGGGAGTGCTGCTCGCGGTGACTATGGTGATGGGCGTGCCCCTGGCCTTCGTCATCCCGCGCCTGGCCACCCGGCTGCCCCACCAGGGCCCGATCGTGCTCGCGCTCGGCGTCTGCGGCCTCGCCGGCTACGCCGGCCTGTACTTCGCGCCGGCCGCCGGCGCATGGGCCTGGGCAGTGCTCCTCGGAATCTCCAACTGCGCCTTCCCCCTCGCCCTCACCATGGTCGGGATGAGGGCCAGGACCGGTGCGGGCGTGGCCCAGCTGTCGGCGTTCGCCCAGAGCACCGGCTACCTGATCTCCATCCCCGGGCCGCTGCTGGTCGGCGTGCTGTACCAGGGCAGCGGCGGTTGGGGGCTGCCGATCGCGCTGATGACCGGCCTGATGGTCCCGCAGATGGTGGTCGGCTGGCTGGCGGGCCGCGACCGCACTGTCGAGGAAGAGGCGGCGGCGCGCTGA